Proteins from a single region of Deinococcus malanensis:
- a CDS encoding alanine--tRNA ligase-related protein has product MTLAATRPLYHEDPAQLTFAATVLDVQAHEIALDATAFYPEGGGQNTDIGVLRWSGTEARMVAARKDKTTGVIWHALAGDLPPPGTVVTGEVDAAVRWRHAQRHSGEHLLAQTFARVNPVFQVAAVSMRSPECTLDLRGDPAESHVRAAEALLRETLGRRDLQLHTPTVAEDQLSSYPLRRETQVRGQVRLVIFQEPGGAPFDVSACGGTHVPRAGLAAPVVILRTERQKAGLTRVVFMAGEEAAEYLSGVYHSARTLAQGFSVPVERLPERVAALTAERDTLRVAADVLREQLAGALLEARPLQAAGTVPLREIQLDAPELLAPLLARVPTGTVVVAYTPQGRCGVGSALPGVNAGEVLRTALARAGGKGGGRAELAQGNTGDVQLFSEAVRETLAGLKPDPLRTQISS; this is encoded by the coding sequence ATGACCCTGGCTGCTACCCGCCCGCTGTACCACGAGGACCCGGCCCAGCTGACCTTCGCTGCAACCGTCCTCGACGTTCAGGCACACGAGATTGCCCTGGACGCAACTGCGTTCTACCCCGAGGGAGGTGGTCAGAACACCGACATCGGGGTCTTGCGCTGGTCAGGCACAGAGGCGCGCATGGTTGCGGCCCGCAAGGACAAGACCACCGGGGTGATCTGGCACGCGCTGGCCGGGGACCTGCCGCCGCCCGGAACCGTCGTCACCGGTGAGGTGGACGCCGCCGTGCGCTGGCGACATGCTCAGCGCCACAGCGGCGAGCACCTTCTTGCGCAGACTTTTGCCCGTGTCAATCCGGTATTTCAGGTGGCGGCCGTCAGCATGCGCAGCCCTGAGTGCACCCTGGACCTGCGCGGCGACCCGGCCGAGTCGCACGTTCGCGCTGCCGAGGCGCTGCTGAGAGAAACGCTGGGCCGCCGTGACTTGCAGCTCCACACGCCCACCGTCGCGGAAGACCAGCTCAGCTCCTATCCGCTGCGCCGCGAGACCCAGGTGCGGGGACAGGTCCGGCTGGTGATTTTTCAGGAGCCGGGCGGCGCGCCTTTCGATGTCAGTGCCTGCGGAGGCACCCACGTTCCTCGCGCCGGCCTGGCTGCCCCGGTGGTCATCCTGCGGACCGAACGTCAGAAGGCCGGGCTCACGCGGGTGGTCTTCATGGCCGGGGAAGAGGCCGCAGAGTACCTCAGCGGCGTGTACCACTCGGCCCGCACCCTGGCCCAGGGATTCAGCGTGCCGGTCGAGAGGCTGCCCGAGCGGGTGGCGGCGCTGACCGCCGAGCGCGACACCCTGCGGGTGGCGGCGGACGTACTGCGCGAACAGCTGGCCGGTGCACTGCTGGAGGCCCGGCCCCTCCAGGCGGCCGGCACGGTTCCCCTGAGGGAAATACAGCTGGACGCTCCTGAACTACTTGCTCCGCTGCTGGCCAGGGTGCCCACAGGGACCGTGGTGGTGGCGTACACCCCGCAGGGGCGCTGCGGGGTGGGAAGCGCCCTTCCAGGAGTTAATGCGGGCGAGGTGCTGCGGACGGCTCTGGCACGCGCCGGTGGCAAAGGTGGGGGCCGGGCCGAACTTGCCCAGGGCAATACCGGTGATGTGCAGCTGTTCAGCGAAGCCGTCCGCGAGACGCTGGCCGGGCTCAAGCCGGATCCCCTGCGGACTCAGATCAGCTCCTGA
- a CDS encoding SDR family oxidoreductase gives MGMLNGKVAFITGGASGIGAGTALRFAQEGARVVLADVQDEEGERIRDEIRGQGAQALYVNCDVSDPESVRKAIEATISEFGQLDIVFANAGINGVWTPIDELQPDEWDKTLDINLKGTYLTVHFAVPHLKRAGGGSIIITSSVNGNRTFSTAGASAYSTSKAGQVAFMKMIALELGRDNIRCNAVCPGLIHTNIQERTEQRHTEEIGIEVELPQGSPALNEGEGDPVNVADTCLFLASDLGRHVSGVEIYVDGGASLLR, from the coding sequence ATGGGCATGTTAAACGGCAAGGTCGCGTTCATTACGGGCGGTGCAAGTGGGATCGGGGCAGGCACGGCACTGCGTTTCGCCCAGGAAGGAGCCAGGGTCGTGCTGGCCGACGTTCAGGACGAGGAAGGCGAGCGCATTCGCGACGAAATCCGCGGCCAGGGCGCCCAGGCCCTGTACGTGAACTGCGATGTCAGCGACCCGGAATCAGTCCGCAAAGCCATTGAGGCCACCATCAGTGAGTTCGGGCAGCTCGATATCGTGTTTGCCAACGCCGGAATCAACGGCGTCTGGACCCCGATTGATGAACTGCAACCCGATGAATGGGACAAGACCCTCGACATCAATCTCAAGGGCACCTATCTGACAGTTCACTTCGCTGTGCCCCACCTGAAGCGCGCAGGTGGCGGCAGCATCATCATCACCAGCAGTGTCAACGGGAACCGCACGTTCTCTACTGCCGGAGCCAGTGCCTACAGCACCTCCAAGGCCGGACAGGTCGCATTCATGAAGATGATCGCCCTGGAACTCGGCCGGGACAATATCCGCTGTAATGCGGTCTGCCCGGGGCTGATTCACACCAATATTCAGGAGCGTACCGAGCAGCGCCACACCGAGGAGATCGGGATTGAGGTCGAATTGCCTCAGGGAAGTCCCGCGCTGAACGAGGGTGAGGGCGACCCCGTGAATGTGGCCGATACCTGCCTGTTCCTGGCCTCCGACCTGGGGCGTCATGTCTCGGGCGTTGAAATCTACGTGGATGGAGGCGCGTCCCTGCTACGCTGA
- a CDS encoding multicopper oxidase domain-containing protein: MNRLATLIAVLVALIGPTVAGPPGGLGRPGLIDRFLRQPVGTVPVSRYTGRVREFTLDVRRITAEIAPGVRVEQWAFAIPGQPVRVPGPEIRVRQGDLVRLTLRNTFDQPHTIHPHGIISVAQRMDGLDEVLPGQSFIYEFVATEAGTFAYHCHFQTNLHLNMGMYGALIVEPADSKARVWKSEHTLILDDWDSRQDPNNPVHRPKANYFLVNGKAAPLIPDLQIPPGDVSLLRMINMGYTQHSMHLHGVTFLVMAKDGHDLPQPYEADTLLIAPGERYDLLVKGRDGRFVFHDHTGPHATNDGVYPGGIHFMVNGGPPLDQHGRPDPQAAQAGHHHGAAASTSLPLLDDRHSPVVRAAGFKFSPGEMRVKQGTTVRWSNADFVAHGLVLRAPDGTETTRGLPRGGSISEVLGKKGTYTYRCLPHPFMTGTIRVE, from the coding sequence GTGAACCGGCTTGCTACGCTGATTGCCGTCCTTGTCGCGCTGATCGGTCCGACAGTGGCCGGACCGCCCGGCGGCCTGGGCCGCCCGGGCCTGATCGACCGCTTCCTGCGGCAACCGGTGGGCACCGTGCCAGTGAGCCGGTATACCGGCCGGGTCCGTGAATTCACGCTGGATGTGCGCCGGATCACCGCGGAGATCGCGCCCGGGGTACGGGTAGAGCAGTGGGCGTTTGCGATTCCGGGCCAGCCGGTGCGCGTGCCGGGGCCCGAGATCCGGGTCAGGCAGGGGGATCTGGTGCGGCTGACACTGCGCAATACCTTCGATCAGCCGCACACCATTCATCCTCACGGCATCATTTCTGTGGCCCAGCGCATGGACGGCCTGGACGAGGTGCTGCCCGGCCAGAGCTTTATCTACGAGTTCGTGGCGACCGAGGCCGGCACCTTCGCCTACCACTGCCATTTCCAGACCAACCTGCACCTGAACATGGGTATGTACGGCGCCCTGATCGTGGAGCCTGCCGACTCCAAAGCCAGGGTCTGGAAAAGCGAGCACACGTTGATCCTGGACGACTGGGACAGCCGCCAGGACCCGAACAACCCGGTGCACAGGCCCAAGGCCAATTACTTTCTGGTCAACGGCAAGGCCGCTCCACTGATTCCGGACCTGCAGATTCCGCCCGGTGACGTCAGCCTGCTGCGGATGATCAACATGGGGTACACCCAGCACTCCATGCACCTGCACGGCGTCACCTTCCTGGTGATGGCCAAGGACGGCCACGACCTGCCCCAGCCGTATGAGGCCGACACCCTGCTCATCGCGCCCGGCGAGCGCTACGACCTGCTGGTCAAGGGACGTGACGGGCGCTTTGTCTTTCATGACCATACCGGCCCCCATGCCACCAATGACGGCGTGTACCCGGGGGGCATTCACTTCATGGTCAACGGCGGCCCGCCGCTGGACCAGCACGGCAGGCCGGACCCACAGGCGGCCCAGGCCGGTCACCATCACGGGGCTGCTGCTAGCACCAGCCTGCCGCTTCTGGATGACCGGCACTCACCGGTCGTGCGCGCAGCGGGCTTCAAATTCAGTCCGGGAGAAATGCGTGTGAAACAGGGCACGACAGTGCGCTGGAGCAATGCGGACTTCGTGGCCCATGGTCTGGTGCTCCGCGCCCCGGACGGCACCGAGACCACACGTGGTCTGCCCAGAGGCGGCAGCATCAGCGAGGTCCTCGGCAAGAAAGGCACGTACACCTACCGGTGTCTGCC